A region from the Schistocerca serialis cubense isolate TAMUIC-IGC-003099 chromosome 1, iqSchSeri2.2, whole genome shotgun sequence genome encodes:
- the LOC126479925 gene encoding uncharacterized protein LOC126479925: MQRVLGETSPYCQIDGNVLTEHFKVIYSKSDFSVTDAPAAVPDFAATTPPDVSEEVLLPITPSEVQQRLQKASNTAPGADGVTYSDLRREDPGCHVLAKIFSRCWKERKTPVQWKISTTVLIHKKGDVSDVTNWRPLALSSTISKLFAAIVADRTSLWAERLNLLSPEQKGFRTFEGCYEHNFIVQTAIDDARRRGGQACFAWLDLANAFGSVPHAHLLGVLSRMGLPEQLHHLIADMYDGCSTRVRTSDGLTEEIEIQAGVKQGCPLSPIVFNLALEPVLRAATSLRNECGIPLSGVSVSALAYADDIVLLARDSEAMQTLLNVVGEAATWAGLTFKPSKCATLHIRRRQTLGSVFALQGGEPAVLGAGDAYLHLGVPTGYKVTQTPTDAIAAIRRDLQHLDASLLAPWQKIDAVRVFLLPRLDFVMRGGAVRKGPLSALDKAVKAAVKSWLFLPQRASTEQLYLALGEGGCGLTPLADAADISTIVHGFRMLHCDDATVRDIAWATLTTAARRRLGREPSRSDLATYLSGSTEGDLARDGGDIQSLWTRVRNATRRLAPRGVTWRWSELLSELQVEVGGRPAIADDAEHGGIGGVTQPATEGTAPGTTRHLEDGGDGPQHDDDSVGRTANTGVEHVRVGGGAKRLLSRTLRECLRQRLRNLLLRKPDQGKVFECTRESTASNHFIAGGKYTRFADWRFIHRARLGVVPLNGCRRFDGRANNNKACRRCGHNNETLPHVINACMVHSAALQYRHNAVLNRLATAVAGRPRRGNAAVPDIRINQAVIGDSSGLRPDLVITDEAAKTVTIVDVTIPFENRRIALDNARQLKRIKYADVARGLAARGYSVTVDALVVGSLGAWDRQNDAVLRHLGIASRYCQLMRRLMVSDTIKWSRDIYVEHITGHRQYVSP; the protein is encoded by the coding sequence atgcagcgcgtccttggcgagacgtcgccgtactgccaaatcgatggcaacgtgctcacggagcactttaAGGTAATATATTCTAAATCCGACTTTTCCGTTacagatgcaccagctgctgtcccggactttgccgccaccacgcctcctgatgtcagcgaggaggtcctgctgccgatcacaccttcagaggtgcaacagcggctccagaaggcgagcaatactgctcctggggcagacggagtcacctactcggacttgcgacgtgaggatcctggctgccacgtgctagctaagatcttctcgcgctgctggaaagagcggaagactccggtgcagtggaaaatatccactaccgtcctcatccacaagaaaggggacgtctcggacgtgacaaactggcggcctttagcattgagctctaccatctctaagctctttgctgcaatcgttgcggaccgcacttctctctgggcagagcggttgaacctgctctccccggaacagaagggcttccgcacgtttgaaggctgctacgagcacaacttcattgtgcagacggcaattgatgatgcaaggcgcaggggaggccaagcatgctttgcttggcttgatctggcgaatgctttcggttcagtgcctcacgctcacctccttggagtactgagcaggatgggactaccagagcaattgcaccatctaattgccgacatgtacgatggttgctccacccgcgtccgtacatctgacggactaacggaggagatagagatccaggcaggggtcaagcagggctgtccactgtcgcccatcgtctttaatctcgcgctcgagccggtacttcgcgccgctacctcactcagaaatgagtgtggtattccgcttagcggcgtcagtgtgagtgcactggcgtatgcggacgatatcgtgcttctggcgcgggattcagaggcgatgcagacgctcctcaatgttgtgggtgaggcggcgacgtgggccgggcttaccttcaagccatcgaagtgtgccacgcttcacatccgccgtcggcagacactaggctcggtattcgccctgcaagggggagaaccagccgtgctcggtgcgggtgacgcctacctccatcttggcgttcccaccgggtacaaagtcacgcagacgccaacggatgcgatcgcggcaattcgacgcgacttgcagcacctggacgcttccctgctggctccctggcagaagattgacgctgtgcgtgtctttctcctccctaggcttgactttgtcatgcggggcggagcggtacgcaaggggccgctatctgcactcgacaaggcagtgaaagcggctgtcaaatcatggctgttcctcccacagcgtgcgtccaccgaacagctgtacctcgcgctgggagagggaggatgcggcctgacgccgctcgcggacgctgcggacatctccaccatcgtccacggcttccgcatgctgcactgcgacgacgccaccgtccgcgacatcgcctgggccacactaactacggccgcgcgccgccgactggggagggagccgagtcgttccgacttggccacctaccttagcggcagcactgagggtgacctcgcacgcgacggaggtgacatccagtcactgtggacgcgcgtcaggaacgccacaaggcgcctagcgccgcgtggcgtcacctggcgctggagtgagctgctttctgagttgcaggtggaggtcggcggccgacccgccatcgctgacgacgcggaacacggcggcatcggaggggtgacgcagccggccacggaggggacggcgcctgggactacacgacacctcgaagatggcggcgatggaccgcagcacgatgatgacagcgtgggacgcaccgccaacactggcgtcgagcatgtccgggtgggagggggcgccaaacgtcttctctcgcggacgctccgcgagtgtctgaggcagcgcctgcgcaACCTCCTACTCAGGAAACCTGACCAGGGGAAGGTGTTCGAGTGTACCAGGGaatccacagcgtccaaccacttcatagcgggaggcaaatacacccgcttcgcagactggcgctttatccatcgcgccaggctcggagtcgtgcctctgaacggttgtcgccgctttgatgggcgggcaaacaacaacaaagcctgccgacgctgtggccacaacaacgagacgctcccgcacgtgatcaacgcgtgcatggtgcactcagcagccctgcagtatcgccacaacgcggtcctcaaccgcctcgcgacagcagtcgctgggcggccaaggagaggaaacgctgctgttcctgacatcaggatcaaccaagccgtcataggggacagcagtgggctgcgtccggacctcgtaataactgacgaggccgctaagactgtgaccatcgtcgatgtgacaatccccttcgagaataggcggattgcgctcgacaacgctcggcaactgaagaggataaagtacgccgacgttgcgcgcggattagccgctcgcggctattccgtcactgtcgacgccctggttgttggcagtctgggggcgtgggaccgccagaacgatgcagtgcttcggcacctaggcatcgctagccgctactgccaactgatgcggcggctgatggtgtctgacaccatcaagtggtcccgcgacatttacgtggaacacattactggccaccgccagtatgtgtccccctag